The following proteins are co-located in the Spea bombifrons isolate aSpeBom1 chromosome 3, aSpeBom1.2.pri, whole genome shotgun sequence genome:
- the EXOC8 gene encoding exocyst complex component 8, with the protein MAEIGGGSLVHRLRTKLESSSFQSDQYVKQLSQQSDGDRDLQEHRQRIQSLADETAQNLKRNVYQNYRQFIETAREISYLEGEMYQLSHILTEQKSIMESVTQALLQTDRSEAARELQAAFPKEADEGKVRNLTTLLEKVEGCKNLLETPGRYLVYNGDLTEFDVDNMVLIQKVHAFLMNDCLLIATALPNRRGMYKYNALHNLDDLAIVNVKENPPMKDMFKILMFPESRIFQAENAKIKKEWLEVLEETKKNKVLNEKRKKEEEAPRSPVVSDVSSNPFVEEETSDEELVDLTLEWIQELPEDLDVCIAQRNFEGAVDLLNKLNSYLEDKPLTHAVKDLKAKVDGRIRQLTDVLVFELSPDRSLRGGPKATRRAVSQLIRLGQSTKACELFLKNRAAAVHTAIRQLRIEGATLLYIHKLCNVFFTSLLETAKEFEMDFAGNNGCYSAFIVWSRSALKMFVDAFSKQVFDSKESLSTAAECVKVAKEHCKQLSEIGLDLTFILHALLVKDIKTALQSCKDIIIEATKHRNSEEMWRKMNLMTPEALGKLKEEMRSCGVISFDQYTGDDCWVNLSYTIVAFTKQTMAFLDEALKLYFPELHMVLLESLMEIILVAVQHVDYSLRCEQEPEKKAFIRQNASFLYDTVLLVVEKRFEEGVGKPAKQLQDLRSASRLVRVNPESTTSVV; encoded by the exons ATGGCAGAGATCGGGGGTGGCAGTTTAGTACATCGGCTCCGAACGAAGTTAGAGTCAAGCAGCTTTCAGTCCGATCAGTACGTGAAGCAGCTCTCCCAGCAGTCAGACGGGGACAGAGACCTGCAAGAGCACCGACAACGGATCCAAAGCCTAGCGGACGAGACCGCCCAAAACCTAAAGCGCAATGTTTACCAGAACTATCGGCAGTTCATCGAGACCGCCAGAGAGATCAGTTACCTGGAGGGCGAGATGTACCAACTCAGCCACATCCTCACCGAGCAGAAGAGCATCATGGAGAGTGTCACCCAGGCCTTGTTGCAGACCGACCGCTCCGAGGCCGCCCGGGAACTACAGGCCGCCTTCCCTAAGGAAGCCGATGAGGGAAAAGTCAGGAACCTGACCACACTGCTGGAGAAAGTGGAGGGGTGCAAGAATCTCTTGGAGACACCCGGGAG GTACTTGGTGTATAACGGTGACCTGACAGAGTTTGATGTGGATAACATGGTTCTCATCCAGAAAGTCCATGCCTTTCTGATGAATGATTGCTTGCTCATTGCCACAGCTTTACCGAACCGCAGAGGAATGTACAAGTACAACGCGCTTCATAACTTGGATGACCTCGCTATAGTAAACGTCAAGGAAAATCCGCCCATGAAGGATATGTTCAAGATTCTCATGTTCCCAGAGAGTCGTATTTTCCAGGCAGAGAAtgcaaagataaaaaaagagtGGCTGGAGGTATTGGAAGAAACCAAAAAGAACAAAGTGTTAAATGAGAAGCgtaaaaaagaagaggaagctcCGCGTTCGCCTGTCGTGTCAGATGTGTCATCAAACCCATTTGTTGAAGAGGAGACCTCTGATGAAGAGCTGGTGGATCTGACTCTTGAATGGATCCAGGAGCTTCCTGAAGACTTGGATGTTTGCATCGCTCAGCGGAATTTCGAGGGAGCAGTTGATTTGCTGAATAAACTAAATAGCTATTTAGAAGATAAACCCTTGACCCATGCTGTAAAGGATTTGAAAGCTAAGGTGGATGGCAGGATACGACAGCTAACTGATGTTCTCGTGTTTGAACTATCCCCAGACAGGTCTTTGAGAGGAGGTCCAAAGGCAACCCGCAGAGCAGTTTCTCAACTTATTCGCCTGGGCCAGTCCACTAAGGCTTGCGAGCTGTTCTTGAAGAACCGCGCAGCCGCCGTGCACACTGCGATACGCCAGCTAAGAATTGAGGGAGCAACCTTACTTTATATTCACAAACTCTGCAATGTATTCTTCACCAGTTTGCTAGAGACAGCAAAGGAATTTGAGATGGATTTTGCTGGCAACAACGGATGCTATTCTGCGTTCATCGTTTGGTCTCGCTCTGCTCTGAAGATGTTTGTGGATGCGTTTAGTAAACAGGTGTTTGATAGTAAGGAAAGTCTCTCCACTGCCGCAGAGTGTGTGAAGGTTGCGAAAGAGCATTGCAAGCAACTGAGTGAAATAGGCTTAGACCTCACCTTCATACTCCATGCCTTGTTGGTGAAAGATATAAAAACAGCTTTGCAGAGCTGCAAAGACATCATTATTGAGGCTACAAAACATCGTAACTCAGAGGAAATGTGGAGAAAAATGAATCTGATGACGCCCGAGGCTCTTGGGAAGCTGAAGGAAGAGATGAGGAGCTGCGGAGTGATTAGTTTCGACCAGTATACCGGTGATGACTGTTGGGTTAACCTTAGTTATACCATCGTGGCCTTTACAAAACAGACTATGGCCTTTTTGGATGAAGCACTGAAGTTGTACTTTCCGGAGCTGCACATGGTCCTGCTTGAAAGTTTGATGGAAATAATCCTTGTTGCTGTTCAGCATGTGGACTATAGTTTGAGATGCGAGCAGGAACCTGAAAAGAAAGCGTTTATTAGACAGAACGCATCGTTTTTGTATGATACTGTCCTGCTGGTTGTGGAAAAACGATTCGAAGAGGGAGTCGGGAAGCCGGCCAAGCAGTTGCAGGATCTGAGAAGTGCATCTCGATTAGTTCGAGTTAACCCGGAGAGTACAACATCTGTCGTGTGA
- the TSNAX gene encoding translin-associated protein X yields MSEKEEKASGGFKKRKHENFPRSQRKEEKGNCVDSSSPVILAFKSFQQELDAKHDKYERLVKLGRDITIESKRTIFILHRVISDLNKDEILNESDTKLDVIRQKIKQVAQELVGEDLYQYHRAFTPGLQEYVEAVTFQHFIKTRTLFRLEDINKQLIFEEPINDVATTVNNSPDHSLGGAEKKPNVLSLQVTPVDYLLGVADLTGELMRYCIGSVGNGDIDTPFELSQFLREIFDGFSYIGNTGPYEISRKLYALKQSLAKVENACYTLKVRGSEIPKHMLADLFSAKTDIIEHDEGIS; encoded by the exons ATGAGCGAAAAAGAAG aAAAAGCGTCTGGTGGATTTAAAAAACGCAAACATGAAAACTTTCCCCGATCACAAAGGAAAGAGGAAAAAGGAAATTGTGTTGACTCCTCGTCACCTGTGATCCTTGCAtttaaat CATTTCAACAAGAGCTTGATGCAAAGCACGATAAGTATGAACGTCTTGTAAAGCTTGGCCGAGATATAACAATTGAAAGCAAACGCACAATCTTCATTTTACATAGAGTCATAAG TGATCTCAACAAAGACGAAATACTTAATGAATCTGACACCAAGCTGGATGTTATACGTCAAAAAATAAAGCAAGTCGCTCAGGAGTTAGTGGGAGAAGACTTGTATCAGTATCACAGAGCTTTTACCCCCG GACTACAAGAATACGTAGAAGCGGTAACATTCCAGCATTTCATTAAAACTCGAACCCTTTTCCGTCTTGAAGACATCAATAAACAATTAATATTTGAAGAACCTATTAATGATGTTGCCACA ACTGTAAATAATTCACCTGATCATTCATTGGGGGGCGCTGAAAAGAAGCCAAACGTCTTGAGCCTCCAGGTGACCCCAGTCGATTATCTGCTCGGCGTAGCCGATCTCACCGGCGAATTGATGCGCTATTGCATTGGTAGCGTCGGCAACGGAGACATCGACACACCTTTTGAACTGAGTCAGTTCTTGCGAGAGATCTTCGATGGCTTTTCTTACATCGGAAACACGGGACCCTACGAAATCTCAAGAAAGCTGTACGCCTTAAAGCAGAGCCTTGCCAAAGTGGAGAATGCGTGTTACACTCTGAAAGTGAGGGGCTCCGAAATACCAAAGCACATGCTCGCAGATTTATTTTCAGCCAAAACTGACATAATTGAACACGATGAGGGCATTTCTTAA
- the LOC128482668 gene encoding egl nine homolog 1-like: MAGGGGCGGSSPCDRDRQYCELCGKMENLLLCGRCRSSFYCSKEHQRQDWKKHKLVCKGSPATTPGANTGTALQKDPKKEPPQQPPPAPSTPAQDAPDAAEAKSAGGGWQRELVVGGATLRAIKEEDYTQTSGEAGGSSTARRREGVGRPNGQTKPLLQKLAQEYIAPCMSKHGICVLDDFLGQELGERIVSEVKALHKTGRFTDGQLVNQKSDSTRDIRGDQITWVEGKEAGCSAIRELMSSMDDLIRHCNGKLDSFRINGRTKGMVACYPGKGTGYVRHVDNPNGDGRCVTCIYYLNKDWDVKTNGGVLRIFPEGKAQYADIEPKFDRLLFFWSDRRNPHEVQPAFATRYAITVWYFDAEERARAKEKYLDTGEKGVRIELNKSSDSGVK, encoded by the exons ATGGCTGGTGGTGGAGGATGTGGGGGCAGCAGTCCGTGTGATCGTGACCGGCAGTACTGCGAGTTGTGCGGGAAGATGGAGAACCTGCTGCTGTGCGGCCGCTGCCGGAGCTCCTTCTACTGCAGCAAAGAGCATCAGCGGCAGGACTGGAAGAAGCACAAACTGGTCTGCAAGGGGAGCCCGGCAACTACCCCGGGGGCAAACACCGGCACTGCCCTGCAAAAGGACCCCAAAAAGGAACCGCCGCAGCAGCCTCCTCCTGCGCCCTCAACCCCGGCACAAGATGCCCCAGACGCCGCGGAGGCTAAAAGTGCGGGGGGTGGCTGGCAGAGGGAGCTGGTGGTCGGAGGGGCCACGCTGAGGGCCATCAAGGAAGAGGATTACACCCAGACCTCCGGGGAGGCAGGGGGGAGCAGCACGgcgaggaggagagagggagtcGGGCGGCCGAATGGCCAGACGAAGCCGCTGCTGCAGAAGCTGGCGCAGGAGTACATCGCTCCGTGCATGAGCAAGCATGGCATCTGTGTGCTGGACGACTTCCTGGGCCAGGAGCTGGGGGAGAGGATCGTGTCCGAGGTGAAAGCCCTGCACAAGACCGGCCGCTTTACAGACGGGCAGCTCGTTAACCAGAAGAGCGACTCGACCCGGGACATCCGCGGCGATCAGATCACCTGGGTGGAGGGGAAGGAGGCCGGCTGCAGCGCGATAAGGGAGCTCATGAGCAGCATGGACGATCTCATCCGGCACTGCAATGGCAAGCTGGACAGCTTCAGGATCAACGGCAGGACGAAG gGGATGGTAGCGTGTTACCCAGGAAAAGGAACAGGATATGTGAGACATGTTGATAATCCCAATGGAGATGGAAGATGTGTCACTTGCATATACTATCTTAATAAAGACTGGGATGTGAAG ACCAATGGAGGTGTGCTTCGAATATTTCCAGAAGGTAAAGCCCAGTATGCAGACATTGAACCGAAATTTGATAGACTGCTGTTTTTCTGGTCGGACCGTCGCAATCCTCATGAAGTTCAGCCAGCCTTTGCTACAAG GTACGCAATAACAGTGTGGTATTTTGATGCTGAAGAAAGAGCcagagcaaaagaaaaatatttagacaCAG gaGAAAAAGGAGTGCGAATTGAACTTAATAAGTCATCTGATTCGGGTGTGAAATAA